The Syngnathus typhle isolate RoL2023-S1 ecotype Sweden linkage group LG3, RoL_Styp_1.0, whole genome shotgun sequence genome window below encodes:
- the LOC133152077 gene encoding keratin, type I cytoskeletal 19-like isoform X3, which produces MKVRSSVMWTPRNLVLLTTSTAELLMISGAWTAALLLTHPSSHEVIPHVGVEHCLGLNPPDGPPPHGALYNPSSSPAVDRLLLACLWLCQISEKSASRAHKLVNMSIRAGLSSFSLSSAPVSGARRAASLYSGTSGRSMKMSYGTGLGAGMDMSYSFSGIMDGNNFDVGGSEKATMQNLNDRLATYLDKVRSLESANAQLERQIREWYDRQTPTLRDYSKYEAIIVDLRRKISDAAQMNARLMLQIDNARLAGEDFRIKFENEQAVRMSVEADIAGLRKVVDDLTLSRTDLEMQVEGLKEELVYLKKNHAEEIAALRNQVNSSAVNVEVDARPQEDMSKTIDEIRRQYEAITEKNRRDMDSWYKAKFDELNKQVASSTEILQTSRSEISELQRTLQALQIELQSQLSLKAAVESQLAETESRYSMQLSQLQAMVNNLENELGKMRSEIERQGSEYQILLDIKCRLEMEIAEYRRLLDGENVKTIQIVKEVKAQPVITQRRKVVIEEIIDGKVVSRTEDVDIDVIKK; this is translated from the exons GACAGCTGCACTACTTCTGACACACCCATCAAGTCATGAAGTCATACCACACGTTGGCGTGGAGCACTGTCTCGGTCTCAACCCACCTGACGGACCGCCCCCCCACGGCGCGCTATATAATCCATCCTCGAGCCCGGCAGTAGACCGTCTCCTCCTCGCCTGTCTTTGGCTTTGTCAAATTTCCGAGAAGAGTGCATCCCGAGCCCATAAATTAGTCAACATGTCAATCCGTGCGGGACTATCGTCATTTTCCCTCTCCTCTGCGCCCGTGTCCGGCGCCCGGCGGGCTGCCAGCCTGTACTCTGGTACCAGTGGTAGAAGTATGAAGATGTCCTACGGCACTGGGCTCGGTGCTGGCATGGACATGAGCTACTCTTTTAGCGGAATCATGGATGGCAACAACTTCGATGTCGGCGGCAGCGAGAAGGCGACCATGCAGAATCTCAACGACCGCCTGGCCACTTATCTGGACAAGGTGCGATCTCTCGAGAGCGCCAACGCTCAATTGGAGCGTCAAATCCGCGAGTGGTACGACAGGCAGACTCCAACTTTGAGAGATTACTCCAAGTACGAGGCAATCATCGTTGACCTGCGCAGAAAG ATAAGTGATGCTGCTCAgatgaatgccaggttgatgcTGCAGATCGACAATGCGCGACTGGCAGGAGAAGACTTCAGGATCAA GTTTGAGAACGAGCAGGCAGTGCGCATGTCAGTGGAGGCAGATATTGCCGGACTGCGCAAAGTCGTGGATGACCTCACACTGTCTCGCACTGACCTGGAGATGCAAGTGGAGGGCCTGAAGGAAGAACTCGTCTACTTGAAGAAGAACCATGCTGAG GAAATAGCGGCCTTGCGAAACCAAGTGAATTCCTCCGCTGTGAATGTCGAAGTGGATGCCAGACCCCAGGAGGACATGTCCAAAACCATCGATGAGATCAGAAGACAGTATGAGGCTATCACTGAGAAGAACCGCCGTGATATGGACAGCTGGTACAAGGCCAAG TTTGACGAGTTGAACAAGCAAGTTGCAAGCAGCACGGAGATCCTTCAGACCTCCCGCTCTGAAATTAGCGAGCTCCAGAGAACATTGCAAGCCCTGCAGATTGAACTCCAATCTCAGCTTAGCCTG AAAGCTGCTGTGGAGAGTCAGTTGGCAGAAACAGAGTCTCGCTACTCAATGCAGCTGAGCCAGCTCCAGGCGATGGTCAACAACCTGGAGAACGAGCTCGGAAAAATGAGATCGGAAATCGAAAGACAGGGATCAGAATACCAGATCTTGCTTGACATCAAGTGCAGGCTGGAGATGGAGATCGCCGAATACAGAAGATTGCTGGATGGAGAAAATGTCAA GACCATTCAAATCGTCAAGGAAGTCAAAG CTCAACCTGTTATTACCCAGAGAAGGAAAGTTGTGATTGAGGAGATAATTGATGGCAAAGTGGTGTCCCGCACCGAAGATGTGGACATTGATGTCATCAAGAAGTAG
- the LOC133152077 gene encoding keratin, type I cytoskeletal 19-like isoform X2, giving the protein MMVQVRSSVMWTPRNLVLLTTSTAELLMISGAWTAALLLTHPSSHEVIPHVGVEHCLGLNPPDGPPPHGALYNPSSSPAVDRLLLACLWLCQISEKSASRAHKLVNMSIRAGLSSFSLSSAPVSGARRAASLYSGTSGRSMKMSYGTGLGAGMDMSYSFSGIMDGNNFDVGGSEKATMQNLNDRLATYLDKVRSLESANAQLERQIREWYDRQTPTLRDYSKYEAIIVDLRRKISDAAQMNARLMLQIDNARLAGEDFRIKFENEQAVRMSVEADIAGLRKVVDDLTLSRTDLEMQVEGLKEELVYLKKNHAEEIAALRNQVNSSAVNVEVDARPQEDMSKTIDEIRRQYEAITEKNRRDMDSWYKAKFDELNKQVASSTEILQTSRSEISELQRTLQALQIELQSQLSLKAAVESQLAETESRYSMQLSQLQAMVNNLENELGKMRSEIERQGSEYQILLDIKCRLEMEIAEYRRLLDGENVKTIQIVKEVKAQPVITQRRKVVIEEIIDGKVVSRTEDVDIDVIKK; this is encoded by the exons GACAGCTGCACTACTTCTGACACACCCATCAAGTCATGAAGTCATACCACACGTTGGCGTGGAGCACTGTCTCGGTCTCAACCCACCTGACGGACCGCCCCCCCACGGCGCGCTATATAATCCATCCTCGAGCCCGGCAGTAGACCGTCTCCTCCTCGCCTGTCTTTGGCTTTGTCAAATTTCCGAGAAGAGTGCATCCCGAGCCCATAAATTAGTCAACATGTCAATCCGTGCGGGACTATCGTCATTTTCCCTCTCCTCTGCGCCCGTGTCCGGCGCCCGGCGGGCTGCCAGCCTGTACTCTGGTACCAGTGGTAGAAGTATGAAGATGTCCTACGGCACTGGGCTCGGTGCTGGCATGGACATGAGCTACTCTTTTAGCGGAATCATGGATGGCAACAACTTCGATGTCGGCGGCAGCGAGAAGGCGACCATGCAGAATCTCAACGACCGCCTGGCCACTTATCTGGACAAGGTGCGATCTCTCGAGAGCGCCAACGCTCAATTGGAGCGTCAAATCCGCGAGTGGTACGACAGGCAGACTCCAACTTTGAGAGATTACTCCAAGTACGAGGCAATCATCGTTGACCTGCGCAGAAAG ATAAGTGATGCTGCTCAgatgaatgccaggttgatgcTGCAGATCGACAATGCGCGACTGGCAGGAGAAGACTTCAGGATCAA GTTTGAGAACGAGCAGGCAGTGCGCATGTCAGTGGAGGCAGATATTGCCGGACTGCGCAAAGTCGTGGATGACCTCACACTGTCTCGCACTGACCTGGAGATGCAAGTGGAGGGCCTGAAGGAAGAACTCGTCTACTTGAAGAAGAACCATGCTGAG GAAATAGCGGCCTTGCGAAACCAAGTGAATTCCTCCGCTGTGAATGTCGAAGTGGATGCCAGACCCCAGGAGGACATGTCCAAAACCATCGATGAGATCAGAAGACAGTATGAGGCTATCACTGAGAAGAACCGCCGTGATATGGACAGCTGGTACAAGGCCAAG TTTGACGAGTTGAACAAGCAAGTTGCAAGCAGCACGGAGATCCTTCAGACCTCCCGCTCTGAAATTAGCGAGCTCCAGAGAACATTGCAAGCCCTGCAGATTGAACTCCAATCTCAGCTTAGCCTG AAAGCTGCTGTGGAGAGTCAGTTGGCAGAAACAGAGTCTCGCTACTCAATGCAGCTGAGCCAGCTCCAGGCGATGGTCAACAACCTGGAGAACGAGCTCGGAAAAATGAGATCGGAAATCGAAAGACAGGGATCAGAATACCAGATCTTGCTTGACATCAAGTGCAGGCTGGAGATGGAGATCGCCGAATACAGAAGATTGCTGGATGGAGAAAATGTCAA GACCATTCAAATCGTCAAGGAAGTCAAAG CTCAACCTGTTATTACCCAGAGAAGGAAAGTTGTGATTGAGGAGATAATTGATGGCAAAGTGGTGTCCCGCACCGAAGATGTGGACATTGATGTCATCAAGAAGTAG